The Denitrificimonas caeni genome has a segment encoding these proteins:
- a CDS encoding SulP family inorganic anion transporter, whose protein sequence is MNKQTEKAAKIINANNIQLCTESFGSIKNPAILLVAGATVSMPGILIAIGQLRHILGIEAGGHNAAELLLALLNGLPVLHWPTLLVGAGSLSLLYLARFHLKNWLLHAGLGEPLAGHLSRTGPVLTLLLSIVVVTAFGLADAGVSVVGNVPGGLPLLTLPATDPGLALQLLPAAVLISLVGFVESVSVGQTLAAKRRERIEPNQELVGLGAANIAASLNGGFPVTGGFARSVVNYDAGARTPMAGAFTAIGIAVTVMLFTPLFHNLPQAVLAATIIMAVLSLVDLRALSRTWRYSRPDALAMAATMAGVLLMGVETGILMGVGLSLFLFLKRTSEPHIAVVGQLPGSQHFRNVDRFQVVESPTVLSVRVDESLYFPNARYLEDKIAELVSRRPGLQHLVLMCPAVNLIDASALESLEAISERLHDAGIQLHLSEVKGPVMDQLRHSHFLTTFGGQVFVSHYEALLALDPDSARRALKPVSTASEMTHHGH, encoded by the coding sequence ATGAACAAACAAACAGAAAAAGCAGCGAAAATAATTAACGCAAATAATATTCAGCTTTGCACGGAAAGTTTTGGTAGCATAAAAAATCCTGCAATTTTATTAGTTGCAGGAGCCACTGTATCTATGCCCGGTATCCTGATCGCCATTGGCCAACTGCGGCATATACTGGGCATCGAGGCTGGCGGCCACAATGCCGCCGAACTGCTGCTGGCCTTGCTAAACGGGTTGCCAGTATTGCATTGGCCTACCCTGCTGGTGGGTGCCGGCAGCCTTTCGCTGCTGTACCTTGCCCGCTTTCACCTGAAAAACTGGCTTCTTCATGCCGGGCTTGGTGAGCCCCTGGCCGGCCACCTGAGCCGGACCGGACCAGTATTAACGCTGCTGCTGTCGATAGTGGTGGTCACTGCATTCGGACTGGCCGATGCCGGTGTTTCGGTGGTCGGTAATGTCCCCGGTGGCCTGCCACTGCTGACCCTGCCGGCTACAGATCCAGGACTTGCGCTGCAACTGCTCCCGGCGGCTGTACTGATCAGCCTGGTGGGATTTGTAGAATCCGTCTCCGTGGGTCAGACTCTGGCAGCCAAACGTCGGGAAAGAATCGAGCCCAATCAGGAACTGGTGGGCCTGGGCGCAGCCAATATAGCCGCCTCGCTTAACGGTGGTTTTCCGGTTACCGGCGGTTTTGCACGCTCGGTGGTCAATTACGACGCCGGTGCCCGCACCCCCATGGCAGGGGCATTTACTGCCATTGGCATTGCCGTGACCGTCATGTTGTTTACCCCACTCTTTCACAACCTTCCCCAGGCTGTACTGGCAGCTACCATTATCATGGCCGTGCTCAGCCTGGTTGATCTGCGCGCCTTGAGTCGCACCTGGCGCTACTCCCGCCCGGACGCCCTGGCTATGGCGGCGACCATGGCAGGTGTGCTGCTGATGGGCGTGGAAACCGGCATCCTGATGGGTGTCGGGCTTTCCCTGTTCCTGTTTCTGAAACGCACCAGCGAGCCTCATATTGCTGTCGTGGGCCAGCTGCCCGGCAGCCAGCATTTTCGCAATGTGGATCGTTTTCAGGTAGTGGAGAGCCCGACGGTGTTATCAGTACGGGTGGACGAAAGCCTGTATTTCCCCAATGCCCGCTATCTGGAAGACAAAATCGCCGAGCTGGTAAGCCGGAGGCCTGGCCTCCAGCATCTCGTGCTGATGTGCCCGGCGGTGAACCTGATCGATGCCAGCGCCTTGGAGAGCTTGGAAGCCATCAGCGAAAGACTTCATGATGCCGGTATTCAGCTGCACCTGTCAGAGGTCAAGGGTCCGGTAATGGATCAACTGCGGCATTCCCATTTTCTGACAACGTTTGGGGGGCAGGTGTTTGTCAGCCATTACGAGGCGCTGCTGGCACTGGACCCCGACTCTGCGAGGAGAGCACTTAAACCAGTTTCAACTGCATCAGAGATGACACACCATGGACATTGA
- a CDS encoding cytochrome d ubiquinol oxidase subunit II, giving the protein MDLNYWLPVIYMGVMGLSLLIYVILDGYDLGVGLLLPGASEREKDTMIASIGPFWDANETWIVLGVGVLLIAFPKAHGMVLTSLYIPVTLMLFGLIMRGVAFDLRVKAGDHRRRLWNNAFFAGSLIAALSQGWMLGAYITGLDTSGYGILFALLIAITLPALYVLLGASWLMMKTEGQLISEHGIFRGILNMAICNCIKNKKNKCLFTIEWE; this is encoded by the coding sequence ATGGACCTGAATTACTGGCTACCTGTTATCTATATGGGCGTCATGGGACTGTCGTTGCTCATTTACGTTATTCTCGATGGCTATGACCTGGGGGTGGGACTGTTGCTGCCTGGTGCCAGCGAGCGTGAAAAAGACACCATGATCGCTTCCATCGGGCCCTTCTGGGATGCCAACGAAACCTGGATCGTGCTGGGCGTGGGAGTACTGTTGATTGCATTCCCGAAAGCCCATGGCATGGTGCTAACCTCGCTGTACATCCCCGTCACCCTGATGCTGTTCGGGCTGATCATGCGGGGTGTGGCCTTCGACCTGCGGGTCAAAGCCGGCGATCACCGCCGCAGATTATGGAATAACGCCTTTTTTGCCGGCTCGCTGATCGCCGCCCTCTCCCAGGGCTGGATGCTGGGTGCCTATATCACCGGGCTGGATACCAGTGGTTATGGAATACTGTTCGCCCTTCTCATCGCCATTACCCTACCGGCATTGTATGTGCTTCTGGGTGCCAGCTGGCTGATGATGAAAACCGAAGGGCAACTAATTTCTGAGCATGGTATTTTTCGTGGTATTTTGAATATGGCGATTTGTAACTGTATAAAAAATAAGAAAAATAAATGCTTATTTACAATCGAGTGGGAGTGA
- a CDS encoding transposase, whose product MPQVAARMASRDENTGRYQRHRPEQTLLYRIVEEYYPTFAAHLAAQGRELPGYVQREFDAYLKCGRLEHGFLRVRCESCHAEHLVAFSCKRRGFCPSCGARRMAESAALLVDEVLPVQPMRQWVLSFPFQLRFLFASRPEVMGRVLGIVYRVIATHLVKKAGYTHQAAKTGAVTLIQRFGSALNLNIHFHMLFLDGVYVERPNGTARFLWVRAPTSAELTQLAHTIAHRVGRYLERQGLLERDAENSYLALDAVDEDAMTPLLGHSITYRIAVGPQAGRKVFTLQTLPACDPEDQFGDMPGKVAGFSLHAGVAAKAHERSKLERLCHYISRPAVSEKRLSLTRGGNVRYQLKTPYRDGTTHVIFEPLDFIARLAALVPKPRVNLTRFHGVFAPNSRHRALVTPAKRGRGNKVRVADEPATPAQRRASMTWAQRLKRVFNIDIETCSGCGGAMKVIACIEDPIVIKQILDHLKHKAETSGTRALPESRAPPAELLLGLFD is encoded by the coding sequence ATGCCCCAAGTGGCGGCCAGGATGGCCAGCCGGGACGAGAACACTGGTCGTTACCAGCGTCACCGGCCCGAGCAAACCCTGCTCTATCGGATCGTCGAAGAATACTACCCGACGTTCGCTGCCCATTTGGCGGCGCAGGGCAGGGAACTGCCCGGTTATGTGCAACGCGAGTTTGACGCCTACCTCAAATGCGGCCGTCTCGAACACGGCTTTCTGCGGGTGCGTTGTGAGTCGTGTCACGCTGAGCACCTGGTTGCGTTCAGCTGCAAACGTCGGGGCTTCTGTCCTAGTTGTGGCGCACGGCGTATGGCCGAAAGCGCCGCGCTACTGGTCGATGAGGTTCTGCCCGTACAGCCCATGCGCCAATGGGTACTCAGCTTTCCCTTTCAATTGCGCTTTCTGTTCGCCAGCCGGCCGGAGGTCATGGGCCGGGTGTTGGGCATCGTTTACCGCGTCATCGCCACGCATCTGGTCAAGAAAGCGGGCTATACCCACCAAGCGGCCAAGACCGGTGCCGTCACCCTGATCCAGCGCTTCGGCAGTGCACTGAACCTCAACATTCACTTTCACATGCTGTTCCTCGATGGCGTGTACGTTGAGCGTCCCAATGGAACAGCCCGGTTCCTCTGGGTCAGGGCGCCGACCAGCGCCGAACTCACCCAACTGGCGCACACCATCGCCCATCGGGTCGGCCGCTATTTGGAGCGGCAAGGCCTACTGGAGCGGGATGCTGAAAACAGTTACCTGGCCTTGGATGCGGTGGATGAAGATGCGATGACTCCACTGCTGGGGCATTCCATCACGTATCGCATCGCCGTGGGGCCACAGGCAGGGCGCAAGGTGTTCACCCTGCAGACACTGCCCGCCTGCGACCCGGAAGATCAGTTTGGTGACATGCCCGGTAAGGTTGCCGGTTTCTCGCTACATGCCGGCGTAGCGGCCAAGGCCCATGAGCGCAGCAAACTCGAACGGCTGTGCCACTACATCAGCCGCCCGGCGGTATCCGAGAAGCGGCTGTCGTTAACACGAGGCGGCAACGTGCGCTACCAGCTCAAGACGCCGTACCGGGACGGCACCACGCACGTCATTTTCGAACCATTGGATTTCATTGCAAGGCTGGCCGCCCTGGTACCGAAGCCCAGAGTCAACCTAACCCGCTTCCACGGGGTGTTCGCACCCAACAGTCGGCACCGGGCGTTGGTCACGCCGGCAAAACGGGGCAGGGGCAACAAGGTCAGGGTGGCTGATGAACCGGCAACACCAGCACAACGGCGAGCGTCGATGACATGGGCGCAACGGCTCAAGCGTGTTTTCAATATCGACATCGAGACCTGCAGCGGCTGCGGCGGCGCCATGAAAGTCATCGCCTGCATTGAAGACCCTATAGTGATCAAGCAGATCCTTGATCACCTGAAGCACAAAGCCGAAACCAGCGGGACCAGGGCGTTACCCGAAAGCCGGGCGCCACCGGCTGAGCTGCTCCTGGGTCTGTTTGACTGA
- a CDS encoding DUF3363 domain-containing protein, whose protein sequence is MLRSQRRGRDPPCWLSEKEPLVGKRRVNFQRCWLPVSRIGLHRRGVERVNCGPKLLDLGEKGVYSSYTCRVPGGDYEGYVDAHVRRLEALRRAGIVERIDADQWRIPDDLVSRAAAHDAGRDSQASVRVLSPVDLNKQIGSDGATWLDRRLIHGETADLAPTGFGQQVREAMDQRREHHIEQGDATRSRDSRVFYRRNLLAILREREVAGVGSDMALSKGLPFRAATDGESVSGKFTGTVHLSSGKFAVVEKSHEFTLVPWRPIIDRQLGREVMGIVQGGSVSWQLGRQRGLER, encoded by the coding sequence ATGCTGCGTTCACAGCGCCGCGGCAGGGATCCGCCGTGCTGGTTGTCGGAAAAGGAGCCGCTAGTGGGAAAGAGGAGGGTAAATTTTCAGCGTTGCTGGCTCCCCGTCAGCCGGATTGGGTTGCATCGCAGGGGTGTCGAAAGAGTCAACTGCGGTCCAAAGCTGTTGGACTTGGGTGAAAAGGGCGTTTATTCTTCCTATACGTGCCGCGTTCCAGGCGGCGACTATGAGGGCTATGTCGATGCCCATGTGCGCCGGCTGGAGGCGCTACGCCGGGCCGGTATCGTCGAGCGGATCGACGCCGACCAATGGCGCATCCCCGATGATCTGGTCAGCCGTGCCGCCGCCCATGACGCCGGCCGAGACAGTCAGGCCAGCGTTCGCGTCCTTTCCCCGGTCGATCTGAACAAACAGATCGGATCGGACGGCGCGACCTGGCTGGACCGGCGGCTGATCCACGGCGAGACGGCCGACCTTGCGCCAACCGGCTTCGGGCAACAAGTCCGCGAAGCCATGGACCAGCGCCGCGAGCACCATATCGAACAGGGCGACGCCACCCGCAGCCGGGACAGCCGCGTCTTCTACCGGCGCAACCTTCTCGCCATCCTGCGGGAGCGCGAGGTAGCCGGCGTCGGATCGGATATGGCTTTGAGTAAGGGCCTGCCGTTCCGCGCCGCCACGGACGGCGAGAGCGTCAGCGGCAAGTTTACCGGAACCGTGCATCTATCGAGCGGCAAGTTCGCCGTGGTCGAGAAATCCCATGAGTTCACCCTTGTCCCGTGGCGGCCGATCATCGACCGCCAACTCGGCCGCGAGGTTATGGGCATCGTGCAGGGCGGGTCGGTGTCGTGGCAGTTAGGGCGGCAGAGGGGGCTGGAACGCTGA
- the floR gene encoding chloramphenicol/florfenicol efflux MFS transporter FloR produces MTTTRPAWAYTLPAALLLMAPFDILASLAMDIYLPVVPAMPGILNTTPAMIQLTLSLYMVMLGVGQVIFGPLSDRIGRRPILLAGATAFVIASLGAAWSSTAPAFVAFRLLQAVGASAMLVATFATVRDVYANRPEGVVIYGLFSSMLAFVPALGPIAGVLIGEFLGWQAIFITLAILAMLALLNAGFRWHETRPLDQVKTRRSVLPIFASPAFWVYTVGFSAGMGTYFVFFSTAPRVLIGQAEYSEIGFSFAFATVALVMIVTTRFAKSFVARWGIAGCVARGMALLVCGAVLLGIGELYGSPSFLTFILPMWVVAVGIVFTVSVTANGALAEFDDIAGSAVAFYFCVQSLIVSIVGTLAVALLNGDTAWPVICYATAMAVLVSLGLVLLRLRGAATEKSPVV; encoded by the coding sequence ATGACCACCACACGCCCCGCGTGGGCCTATACGCTGCCGGCAGCACTGCTGCTGATGGCTCCTTTCGACATCCTCGCTTCACTGGCGATGGATATTTATCTCCCTGTCGTTCCAGCGATGCCCGGCATCCTGAACACGACGCCCGCTATGATCCAACTCACGTTGAGCCTCTATATGGTGATGCTCGGCGTGGGCCAGGTGATTTTTGGTCCGCTCTCAGACAGAATCGGGCGACGGCCAATTCTACTTGCGGGCGCAACGGCTTTCGTCATTGCGTCTCTGGGAGCAGCTTGGTCTTCAACTGCACCGGCCTTTGTCGCTTTCCGTCTACTTCAAGCAGTGGGCGCGTCGGCCATGCTGGTGGCGACGTTCGCGACGGTTCGCGACGTTTATGCCAACCGTCCTGAGGGTGTCGTCATCTACGGCCTTTTCAGTTCGATGCTGGCGTTCGTGCCTGCGCTCGGCCCTATCGCCGGAGTATTGATCGGCGAGTTCTTGGGATGGCAGGCGATATTCATTACTTTGGCTATACTGGCGATGCTCGCACTCCTAAATGCGGGTTTCAGGTGGCACGAAACCCGCCCTCTGGATCAAGTCAAGACGCGCCGATCTGTCTTGCCGATCTTCGCGAGTCCGGCTTTTTGGGTTTACACTGTCGGCTTTAGCGCCGGTATGGGCACCTACTTCGTCTTCTTCTCGACGGCTCCCCGTGTGCTCATAGGCCAAGCGGAATATTCCGAGATCGGATTCAGCTTTGCCTTCGCCACTGTCGCGCTTGTAATGATCGTGACAACCCGTTTCGCGAAGTCCTTTGTCGCCAGATGGGGCATCGCAGGATGCGTGGCGCGTGGGATGGCGTTGCTTGTTTGCGGAGCGGTCCTGTTGGGGATCGGCGAACTTTACGGCTCGCCGTCATTCCTCACCTTCATCCTACCGATGTGGGTTGTCGCGGTCGGTATTGTCTTCACGGTGTCCGTTACCGCGAACGGCGCTTTGGCAGAGTTCGACGACATCGCGGGATCAGCGGTCGCGTTCTACTTCTGCGTTCAAAGCCTGATAGTCAGCATTGTCGGGACATTGGCGGTGGCACTTTTAAACGGTGACACAGCGTGGCCCGTGATCTGTTACGCCACGGCGATGGCGGTACTGGTTTCGTTGGGGCTGGTGCTCCTTCGGCTCCGTGGGGCTGCCACCGAGAAGTCGCCAGTCGTCTAA
- a CDS encoding LysR family transcriptional regulator, protein MRRTNHRNLVNVGILSGRIPLISLVQFIAVAEHLNFRHAAKALGISQSSVSARVKALEDNLGVLLFERHARGVRLTDAGRHFMERVTAGVDQLDHAVKTAE, encoded by the coding sequence ATGCGGCGCACTAACCATCGAAACCTCGTGAATGTCGGTATCCTGTCTGGCAGGATACCGCTCATTTCCCTTGTTCAGTTCATCGCCGTCGCCGAGCATCTGAATTTTCGGCATGCGGCCAAGGCACTTGGTATCAGCCAGTCGAGCGTCAGCGCGCGTGTGAAAGCGCTGGAGGATAACCTTGGTGTCCTGCTATTTGAGCGCCATGCGCGGGGCGTTCGGCTAACAGACGCAGGCAGGCACTTCATGGAGCGTGTCACGGCGGGTGTCGATCAACTCGATCACGCAGTGAAGACCGCGGAGTGA
- a CDS encoding IS91-like element ISVsa3 family transposase, producing MPHVAARTASRDRDTGRYQSHRPEQTLLYQIVDEYYPAFAALMAEQGKELPGYVQREFEEFLQCGRLEHGFLRVRCESCHAEHLVAFSCKRRGFCPSCGARRMAESAALLVDEVLPEQPMRQWVLSFPFQLRFLFASRPEIMGWVLGIVYRVIATHLVKKAGHTHQVAKTGAVTLIQRFGSALNLNVHFHMLFLDGVYVEQSHGSARFRWVKAPTSPELTQLTHTIAHRVGRYLERQGLLERDVENSYLASDAVDDDPMTPLLGHSITYRIAVGSQAGRKVFTLQTLPTSGDPFGDGIGKVAGSSLHAGVAARADERKKLERLCRYISRPAVSEKRLSLTRGGNVRYQLKTPYRDGTTHVIFEPLDFIARLAALVPKPRVNLTRFHGVFAPNSRHRALVTPAKRGRGNKVRVADEPATPAQRRASMTWAQRLKRVFNIDIETCSGCGGAMKVIACIEDPIVIKQILDHLKHKAETSGTRALPESRAPPAELLLGLFD from the coding sequence ATGCCTCATGTGGCGGCCAGGACGGCCAGCCGGGATCGGGATACTGGTCGTTACCAGAGCCACCGACCCGAGCAAACCCTTCTCTATCAGATCGTTGACGAGTATTACCCGGCATTCGCTGCGCTTATGGCAGAGCAGGGAAAGGAATTGCCGGGCTATGTGCAACGGGAATTTGAAGAATTTCTCCAATGCGGGCGGCTGGAGCATGGCTTTCTACGGGTTCGCTGCGAGTCTTGCCACGCCGAGCACCTGGTCGCTTTCAGCTGTAAGCGTCGCGGTTTCTGCCCGAGCTGTGGGGCGCGGCGGATGGCCGAAAGTGCCGCCTTGCTGGTTGATGAAGTACTGCCTGAACAACCCATGCGTCAGTGGGTGTTGAGCTTCCCGTTTCAGCTGCGTTTCCTGTTTGCCAGCCGGCCCGAGATCATGGGGTGGGTGCTGGGCATCGTTTACCGCGTCATTGCCACGCACCTGGTCAAGAAAGCGGGCCATACCCACCAAGTGGCCAAGACGGGCGCGGTCACCCTGATCCAGCGTTTTGGATCGGCGCTCAATCTGAATGTTCACTTCCACATGCTGTTTCTCGACGGTGTGTATGTCGAGCAATCCCACGGCTCAGCGCGTTTCCGCTGGGTCAAGGCGCCGACCAGCCCAGAGCTCACCCAGCTGACGCACACCATCGCCCACCGGGTGGGTCGCTATCTGGAACGGCAAGGCCTGCTGGAACGGGATGTCGAAAACAGCTATCTGGCCTCGGATGCGGTGGATGACGACCCGATGACACCCCTGCTGGGGCACTCGATCACTTACCGTATCGCTGTCGGTTCACAGGCGGGGCGAAAGGTGTTCACTTTGCAAACTCTGCCGACCAGTGGTGATCCGTTCGGTGACGGGATTGGCAAGGTAGCCGGGTCCAGCCTGCACGCCGGCGTGGCGGCCAGGGCCGATGAACGCAAGAAGCTCGAACGGCTGTGCCGGTACATCAGCCGCCCGGCGGTATCCGAGAAGCGGCTGTCGTTAACACGAGGCGGCAACGTGCGCTACCAGCTCAAGACGCCGTACCGGGACGGCACCACGCACGTCATTTTCGAACCATTGGATTTCATTGCAAGGCTGGCCGCCCTGGTACCGAAGCCCAGAGTCAACCTAACCCGCTTCCACGGGGTGTTCGCACCCAACAGTCGGCACCGGGCGTTGGTCACGCCGGCAAAACGGGGCAGGGGCAACAAGGTCAGGGTGGCTGATGAACCGGCAACACCAGCACAACGGCGAGCGTCGATGACATGGGCGCAACGGCTCAAGCGTGTTTTCAATATCGACATCGAGACCTGCAGCGGCTGCGGCGGCGCCATGAAAGTCATCGCCTGCATTGAAGACCCTATAGTGATCAAGCAGATCCTTGATCACCTGAAGCACAAAGCCGAAACCAGCGGGACCAGGGCGTTACCCGAAAGCCGGGCGCCACCGGCTGAGCTGCTCCTGGGTCTGTTTGACTGA
- a CDS encoding NUDIX domain-containing protein yields the protein MLEVTCAIIVHENKILICQRSAAMKMPLKWEFPGGKVEDGESKEDCLRREIWEELRIDITINKVLTLVEY from the coding sequence ATGTTAGAAGTAACCTGCGCTATAATAGTCCACGAGAATAAAATTCTCATCTGCCAACGATCAGCCGCAATGAAGATGCCGCTAAAATGGGAGTTCCCAGGCGGTAAGGTCGAAGATGGTGAATCAAAAGAAGATTGCCTACGACGAGAAATATGGGAGGAGCTAAGAATTGATATTACGATTAACAAAGTATTGACTCTAGTAGAATATTAA
- a CDS encoding HipA N-terminal domain-containing protein, with product MLNIINKFFSKRQESNSMRIPTVHQVSNREEVFLLKFENLLIGELSYKENEWQFKYSDEFKEVKDKYNHIAGFSNLNKVYRNKDLWPFFQSRIPGLKQPAVKEILKLEHIDASNKFELLKRFGKESINNPYELELV from the coding sequence ATGTTAAATATTATCAATAAATTTTTCAGTAAACGCCAGGAATCAAATTCCATGAGGATCCCAACCGTACACCAGGTTTCAAATCGTGAAGAGGTTTTTCTTCTAAAATTTGAAAACCTACTCATCGGAGAACTTAGTTATAAGGAAAATGAATGGCAGTTTAAATATTCAGATGAATTTAAAGAGGTTAAAGACAAATATAACCATATCGCTGGTTTTTCGAACCTAAATAAGGTGTACCGTAATAAGGACTTATGGCCCTTCTTTCAAAGTCGTATTCCCGGTTTAAAACAGCCTGCTGTAAAAGAGATTTTAAAGTTAGAGCATATTGATGCTTCCAATAAATTCGAGTTGCTGAAACGCTTTGGTAAAGAAAGTATCAATAACCCTTATGAATTAGAACTTGTATAG
- a CDS encoding DUF3427 domain-containing protein, translated as MRAEAGLIENLNRSNEKQYRAMLSKKWAATNSLSYFRYVLALSNRYFKVDEANLTELDRLYLTMLHYDFWQEATTNMSLSDSIATIGSNKDYLAEIKEYLHLRISLIDFEESKCSLGYEQPLQLHARYTRDQILVAFGLSTLHKKSSNREGTAENKKLNTELLFINLQKSEEDFSPTTMYDDYAIDETLFHWQSQGRTADNSATGMSYIKQVELNKKIIFYLYNYVILL; from the coding sequence ATGCGTGCGGAAGCAGGATTGATCGAGAACCTAAATCGATCGAATGAAAAACAATATAGAGCCATGCTTTCGAAAAAATGGGCAGCAACGAATTCGCTCTCCTACTTTAGATATGTATTAGCCTTGTCTAATCGATATTTTAAAGTAGATGAAGCTAATCTTACTGAGTTAGACAGGCTTTACCTTACGATGTTGCACTACGACTTTTGGCAAGAAGCCACTACAAATATGTCGCTTAGTGACTCTATTGCAACGATAGGCAGTAACAAAGATTATTTAGCGGAGATAAAGGAGTATCTGCATCTACGCATTAGCTTAATCGATTTTGAGGAGTCAAAATGTTCACTGGGTTATGAACAACCGCTGCAACTTCATGCGCGATATACTCGTGACCAGATATTGGTTGCTTTTGGATTGAGCACTTTACATAAGAAAAGTTCTAATAGAGAAGGGACAGCAGAAAACAAGAAGCTAAACACAGAGCTATTATTTATTAATCTGCAAAAATCAGAGGAGGACTTCTCTCCTACAACAATGTATGATGATTATGCGATAGATGAGACTTTATTTCATTGGCAATCGCAAGGAAGAACGGCTGATAACTCAGCCACTGGAATGTCGTATATCAAACAAGTGGAACTGAATAAAAAAATAATTTTCTATCTTTACAACTATGTTATACTTCTATGA
- the mph gene encoding Mph(E)/Mph(G) family macrolide 2'-phosphotransferase: MTIEDMQTLALEHGLRISEEMSVNEMGIDFRVAFVKEVNGENWVLRIPRRSDMLEQIENESRILDLAKRNLSINVPDWKIVSERLIAYPLLEDAPALTFDAITHEVSWNIDRDSIAYVESLAKSLAQLHRITADDVRKSNLKIMTPSELRTEIADRIHLVKSEIGISEPLENRYRRWLDNDPLWPEFTCFIHGDLYAGHVLTSKEGKTSGIIDWSTAHMGDPALDFSGHVSVFGEDSLKSLITEYAKQGGTIWDRLYEQSIERAAAAPLAYGAFAVECNDDNHVNAARAALGIVQ; the protein is encoded by the coding sequence ATGACAATCGAAGATATGCAAACATTAGCCCTAGAGCATGGGCTGAGAATTTCGGAAGAGATGAGCGTCAATGAGATGGGCATCGACTTTAGAGTTGCCTTTGTAAAGGAAGTAAACGGTGAGAACTGGGTACTCCGTATACCTCGAAGAAGCGATATGCTTGAACAAATCGAAAATGAAAGTAGAATATTGGATTTAGCCAAAAGAAACCTGTCGATCAATGTCCCTGATTGGAAAATTGTATCGGAGCGCCTAATAGCCTACCCTTTACTGGAGGATGCGCCTGCTCTGACATTCGATGCGATAACACATGAGGTATCTTGGAACATAGATCGCGATAGCATAGCTTATGTGGAGTCTCTGGCAAAATCATTGGCCCAATTACATCGTATTACAGCTGACGATGTGAGAAAGAGCAACTTGAAAATAATGACTCCAAGTGAATTGAGGACCGAAATAGCTGACCGTATCCACTTGGTGAAATCTGAGATAGGTATCAGCGAGCCGTTGGAAAACAGATACCGTAGATGGTTGGACAATGACCCTTTGTGGCCTGAATTCACTTGTTTCATCCATGGCGATCTCTATGCAGGGCATGTCTTAACCTCGAAGGAAGGTAAGACCTCTGGTATCATAGATTGGTCTACTGCGCATATGGGTGATCCTGCACTGGACTTTTCTGGTCACGTATCGGTTTTTGGAGAGGATAGCCTGAAGAGTTTGATAACGGAGTATGCTAAACAAGGCGGAACGATATGGGATAGGCTCTACGAACAATCTATAGAGAGGGCTGCTGCAGCTCCACTAGCATATGGCGCTTTTGCGGTAGAATGCAACGACGATAATCATGTCAATGCCGCCAGAGCAGCCTTAGGTATTGTTCAATAA
- the sul2 gene encoding sulfonamide-resistant dihydropteroate synthase Sul2: MNKSLIIFGIVNITSDSFSDGGRYLAPDAAIAQARKLMAEGADVIDLGPASSNPDAAPVSSDTEIARIAPVLDALKADGIPVSLDSYQPATQAYALSRGVAYLNDIRGFPDAAFYPQLAKSSAKLVVMHSVQDGQADRREAPAGDIMDHIAAFFDARIAALTGAGIKRNRLVLDPGMGFFLGAAPETSLSVLARFDELRLRFDLPVLLSVSRKSFLRALTGRGPGDVGAATLAAELAAAAGGADFIRTHEPRPLRDGLAVLAALKETARIR; encoded by the coding sequence ATGAATAAATCGCTCATCATTTTCGGCATCGTCAACATAACCTCGGACAGTTTCTCCGATGGAGGCCGGTATCTGGCGCCAGACGCAGCCATTGCGCAGGCGCGTAAGCTGATGGCCGAGGGGGCAGATGTGATCGACCTCGGTCCGGCATCCAGCAATCCCGACGCCGCGCCTGTTTCGTCCGACACAGAAATCGCGCGTATCGCGCCGGTGCTGGACGCGCTCAAGGCAGATGGCATTCCCGTCTCGCTCGACAGTTATCAACCCGCGACGCAAGCCTATGCCTTGTCGCGTGGTGTGGCCTATCTCAATGATATTCGCGGTTTTCCAGACGCTGCGTTCTATCCGCAATTGGCGAAATCATCTGCCAAACTCGTCGTTATGCATTCGGTGCAAGACGGGCAGGCAGATCGGCGCGAGGCACCCGCTGGCGACATCATGGATCACATTGCGGCGTTCTTTGACGCGCGCATCGCGGCGCTGACGGGTGCCGGTATCAAACGCAACCGCCTTGTCCTTGATCCCGGCATGGGGTTTTTTCTGGGGGCTGCTCCCGAAACCTCGCTCTCGGTGCTGGCGCGGTTCGATGAATTGCGGCTGCGCTTCGATTTGCCGGTGCTTCTGTCTGTTTCGCGCAAATCCTTTCTGCGCGCGCTCACAGGCCGTGGTCCGGGGGATGTCGGGGCCGCGACACTCGCTGCAGAGCTTGCCGCCGCCGCAGGTGGAGCTGACTTCATCCGCACACACGAGCCGCGCCCCTTGCGCGACGGGCTGGCGGTATTGGCGGCGCTGAAAGAAACCGCAAGAATTCGTTAA